In Fimbriimonadales bacterium, a genomic segment contains:
- a CDS encoding serine hydrolase domain-containing protein, with translation MSELLKPIRNKYNIPALAAAFVRGNDVVSIGAVGVRKSESKEPIQIDDCFQIGSCTKSMTATMIARLVEQGKLSWESKISDVFPEAKAKIHNKFKNVTLRQLLTHRSGLPDDRRPDSVIFPQLRTWKEPLPKQRKKLLELLLNREPAYEPGTKMEYSNYGYVIAGAMAEKVTGKSWEELMKKLLFEPLGMKTAGFGPPGLSSPENVAWGHLGENCEPIKPSPLADNPPVIGPAGTVHCSISDWAKYAILHLRGARGEKGLLLKPETFRILHGFDNGEAMGWIVGDRDWAGGKTLAHAGSNTLWFAVIWIAPRKNAAFLAVTNCGSENSIRACDETISEMIKSYIREYPHKWTVPKYILFQEIIYICFQKNLMMHFTN, from the coding sequence ATGAGCGAACTTTTGAAACCGATTCGTAATAAATACAATATCCCAGCACTTGCTGCGGCTTTTGTTCGTGGAAACGATGTCGTGAGTATCGGAGCGGTCGGAGTGCGTAAATCGGAATCGAAAGAGCCTATTCAAATTGACGATTGTTTTCAAATCGGCTCATGCACGAAATCCATGACAGCAACGATGATTGCGCGGCTCGTCGAACAAGGCAAACTATCTTGGGAATCGAAAATAAGCGACGTTTTTCCTGAAGCGAAAGCGAAAATACATAACAAATTCAAAAATGTAACTCTTCGACAATTGCTTACCCATCGCTCGGGTCTTCCAGACGATAGAAGACCGGACTCGGTCATCTTTCCTCAACTCCGCACATGGAAAGAACCTTTGCCGAAACAACGAAAGAAACTATTAGAATTGCTTTTAAACCGAGAGCCTGCATACGAACCAGGCACGAAAATGGAGTATTCGAATTATGGTTACGTGATAGCCGGCGCTATGGCAGAAAAAGTAACAGGAAAATCATGGGAAGAGCTTATGAAAAAACTTCTTTTCGAACCTCTCGGAATGAAAACCGCCGGCTTCGGTCCACCCGGACTTTCTTCGCCTGAAAATGTGGCATGGGGTCATCTCGGAGAAAATTGCGAGCCCATAAAACCATCACCCCTGGCAGATAACCCCCCCGTCATCGGACCAGCGGGCACGGTTCATTGTTCTATTTCTGATTGGGCGAAATATGCGATTCTTCACTTGCGTGGTGCACGTGGTGAGAAAGGATTGCTTTTGAAACCTGAAACATTCCGAATACTCCATGGATTTGATAACGGCGAGGCTATGGGATGGATTGTCGGCGACCGAGATTGGGCAGGAGGCAAGACACTTGCTCACGCAGGAAGTAACACCTTGTGGTTCGCTGTAATATGGATAGCACCTCGAAAGAACGCAGCGTTTTTAGCAGTAACGAATTGCGGAAGCGAAAATTCCATCCGCGCATGCGATGAGACAATTTCGGAGATGATAAAAAGTTACATACGAGAGTATCCCCACAAATGGACAGTTCCCAAATATATACTTTTTCAGGAAATTATTTATATCTGTTTTCAAAAAAATCTAATGATGCACTTCACAAACTAG
- a CDS encoding HD domain-containing phosphohydrolase: MSNRAKNLEQKIASEERDRFFTLALDMLCIANFEGHFKRINPAFEKTLGYTEQELLSKPFLDFVHPEDKEATLRELSNLSDGIVTESFENRYRCKDGTYKWLSWRAIPKKSEGLIYAVAREITAQKEADQIIQNQKQELERCVAERTKELEESIEKLRMEIEHRKKAEKNTTLQLERVNALRKIDLAITGSVDLRVILDVILDQVTSQLCVDAADVMLLNASNTSLQFAAGRGFRGSAIRNSTIRIGESYAGKAALERVLVRVNQLPLDTNFMRKKLVEEEGFVSYVCAPLLAKAKVKGVLEIFHREPLTIDNEWIEFLQTLANQATIAIENATMIEQLERQNTELLIAYEATLEGWAAALDLRDNETQGHTERVTEMTLRLADRIGVSKEQLIHIRRGALLHDIGKIGIPDYILLKPDKLTDEEMEIMKKHPSYAFQWLSPIRYLVPALDIPYCHHEKWDGTGYPRGLKGESIPLAARIFAVVDVFDALTSDRPYRKALPKEEALKYIIQNAGSHFDPNIVSAFLEMMNQSHSITNEIMIPPAA, translated from the coding sequence ATGAGCAATCGGGCGAAAAACTTAGAGCAAAAAATAGCAAGCGAAGAGCGAGATCGCTTTTTTACTCTCGCTCTCGACATGTTATGCATCGCAAATTTCGAAGGGCATTTCAAAAGAATCAACCCTGCCTTCGAAAAAACCCTCGGTTACACGGAACAGGAACTTCTCTCAAAACCTTTCCTTGATTTCGTACATCCTGAAGATAAAGAAGCAACCTTGCGCGAATTATCGAATCTCTCTGATGGAATTGTCACGGAAAGTTTCGAAAATCGCTATCGCTGCAAGGATGGAACTTACAAATGGCTTTCTTGGAGGGCGATACCGAAAAAAAGCGAAGGACTAATTTATGCCGTTGCCCGAGAAATAACCGCACAAAAAGAAGCAGATCAAATAATTCAAAACCAAAAACAAGAACTCGAACGCTGTGTTGCTGAACGAACGAAAGAATTGGAAGAAAGTATCGAGAAACTTAGAATGGAAATCGAACATCGCAAAAAAGCCGAAAAAAACACGACGTTGCAACTCGAACGCGTAAACGCTCTAAGAAAAATCGATTTAGCGATAACAGGAAGCGTAGATTTAAGAGTTATATTAGATGTCATTCTCGACCAAGTAACGAGCCAATTATGTGTAGACGCTGCTGACGTTATGCTTCTCAACGCAAGCAATACATCCTTGCAATTCGCAGCAGGAAGAGGATTCCGAGGAAGTGCGATTCGAAACTCCACCATTCGCATAGGTGAGAGCTATGCAGGAAAAGCAGCACTGGAAAGAGTCTTAGTTCGTGTAAACCAATTACCTCTCGATACGAATTTCATGCGAAAAAAACTCGTAGAGGAAGAAGGTTTCGTTAGTTACGTTTGCGCCCCATTATTGGCAAAGGCGAAAGTAAAAGGAGTTTTGGAAATCTTTCACCGAGAGCCATTAACAATAGATAACGAATGGATTGAATTTCTACAAACGCTCGCCAATCAAGCGACAATCGCTATTGAGAACGCGACGATGATCGAGCAACTCGAACGCCAAAATACAGAACTTCTAATCGCTTACGAAGCAACCTTAGAGGGTTGGGCTGCCGCATTGGATTTGCGAGATAACGAAACACAAGGACACACAGAGAGGGTTACCGAGATGACTTTGCGTCTTGCAGATAGAATAGGAGTTTCAAAAGAACAACTTATACACATTCGAAGGGGTGCTCTTCTTCACGACATCGGCAAAATTGGAATACCGGATTACATCCTCCTCAAGCCGGACAAGTTGACAGATGAAGAAATGGAAATTATGAAAAAGCATCCCTCTTATGCATTTCAGTGGTTGTCACCGATTCGATATCTCGTTCCTGCACTCGATATTCCGTATTGCCATCACGAAAAATGGGACGGCACGGGTTACCCGCGCGGGCTGAAAGGGGAATCCATTCCACTCGCAGCAAGGATCTTCGCTGTCGTAGACGTTTTTGATGCCTTGACTTCCGATAGACCTTATCGTAAGGCTCTACCTAAAGAAGAAGCATTGAAATATATTATCCAAAATGCCGGTTCTCATTTCGACCCGAATATCGTTTCAGCCTTTCTCGAAATGATGAACCAATCACACTCGATTACCAACGAGATTATGATCCCTCCGGCAGCATAA
- a CDS encoding HIT family protein translates to MEKCTFCDIVIGKIKTSIVFDDNHTLCFLDKKPIFHGHCLIIPKQHIATLEEVPKSLLGLLFWNARLLSEAIENALGAEGTFIALNNKISQSVPHIHVHVVPRRHKDGLRGFFWPRTKYENDEQAIEIARKIASSFKQISKERGEKEA, encoded by the coding sequence ATGGAAAAATGTACTTTTTGTGATATCGTCATCGGAAAAATCAAAACCTCAATCGTCTTCGATGACAATCATACATTATGTTTTTTAGACAAAAAGCCGATATTCCATGGTCATTGTTTAATTATTCCCAAACAACACATAGCGACATTAGAAGAAGTACCGAAATCTTTGCTTGGACTCCTTTTTTGGAATGCGAGGCTGCTTTCGGAGGCTATCGAAAATGCATTAGGAGCGGAAGGAACATTTATTGCGCTAAATAACAAAATAAGCCAAAGCGTTCCACACATCCATGTCCATGTAGTTCCACGCAGGCATAAGGATGGATTGCGCGGCTTCTTCTGGCCACGCACGAAATACGAAAACGATGAGCAGGCAATCGAGATAGCCCGGAAAATTGCCTCTTCTTTCAAGCAAATCTCGAAAGAAAGAGGAGAAAAGGAAGCGTAG
- a CDS encoding 4a-hydroxytetrahydrobiopterin dehydratase, giving the protein MPLLTPLELDLALRDLPGWEVEGGQLRKIFEFDTYTKGLLFVVVLGFFADKKDHHPDILVTWRKVMVSFTTHSEGGITERDVAMAKICEELYKVP; this is encoded by the coding sequence ATGCCACTTTTAACACCGTTAGAATTGGACTTGGCGCTTAGAGACCTTCCTGGATGGGAGGTCGAAGGTGGACAGTTGAGGAAGATTTTCGAATTCGACACCTATACGAAAGGGCTGTTGTTCGTCGTCGTTCTCGGGTTTTTTGCAGATAAGAAAGACCATCATCCGGATATCCTCGTAACCTGGCGGAAGGTGATGGTTTCGTTTACGACCCATAGCGAAGGCGGCATTACGGAGAGAGACGTCGCGATGGCAAAGATTTGCGAGGAGCTCTATAAGGTTCCATAA
- the miaB gene encoding tRNA (N6-isopentenyl adenosine(37)-C2)-methylthiotransferase MiaB — protein MQTLEVAQPRKTASTYKIITWGCQMNVEDSEQMELFLQRMGLSEASSLEEADVVLLNTCSVRRKPEEKAFSFLGELKKLKAQKEEMIIGVCGCMAQLRAEEIRKRCPHVDFIVGTAQIAQIPGLITEAKQARRFEMRLDLPPRKGAIVTHLPSRAQPEKKATKIKAFVPIQYGCDKFCTFCIVPITRGRERSRPTDDILNEIRILAEKGVKEFTLLGQTVNSYGKNLLEGRVPFSRLLWKIAEIEGVERIRFTSPYPRDFRDDLINTIRDCDKVMEHVHLPLQSGDNDVLKEMRRVYTVEQFKEIYWKLREIPGIAITTDIIVGFPGETETQFENTLRVVEELRFDSAFMFAYSPRPGTPAAQRTDQIPHNVKKKRLQELIALQNRITCEVNATEVGKVFEVMVEGFSEKEPDKMISTNGDSKWMKGLTRHNKTVHFLGENKIEAGEIVSVRATESHLWGFYAEIL, from the coding sequence GTGCAAACCCTCGAAGTAGCCCAACCTCGAAAGACAGCTTCCACCTACAAAATCATAACATGGGGCTGTCAAATGAACGTGGAGGACAGCGAGCAAATGGAACTCTTCCTCCAACGAATGGGGCTGTCCGAAGCGTCTTCCCTCGAAGAGGCAGATGTAGTACTTCTCAATACTTGTTCTGTGCGACGAAAACCCGAAGAAAAGGCATTCTCATTTTTGGGAGAACTGAAAAAACTCAAAGCGCAAAAAGAGGAAATGATCATCGGGGTTTGTGGGTGCATGGCGCAACTTCGTGCAGAAGAAATTCGCAAGCGATGTCCTCATGTGGATTTTATCGTGGGCACTGCTCAAATCGCGCAAATTCCCGGCTTGATAACCGAAGCGAAACAAGCCAGACGCTTCGAGATGCGTTTGGATCTCCCCCCCCGAAAAGGTGCGATTGTTACTCATCTTCCCTCACGCGCACAGCCAGAGAAGAAAGCCACAAAAATCAAAGCCTTCGTTCCTATCCAATACGGCTGCGATAAATTCTGCACCTTTTGCATCGTACCGATAACGCGAGGAAGAGAGAGAAGCCGACCTACGGATGACATTTTAAACGAAATCCGCATACTTGCTGAAAAAGGTGTCAAAGAATTTACGCTTTTAGGGCAAACCGTAAATTCGTATGGCAAAAACCTTCTGGAAGGAAGGGTTCCCTTCTCCCGCTTGCTTTGGAAAATTGCAGAAATAGAAGGCGTTGAACGAATTCGCTTTACGTCTCCTTATCCGCGGGATTTTCGCGATGACCTTATCAACACGATTCGAGACTGCGATAAAGTCATGGAACACGTGCATCTTCCGCTTCAATCCGGTGATAACGATGTACTGAAAGAAATGCGGCGTGTTTACACAGTCGAACAGTTCAAAGAAATTTACTGGAAATTGCGCGAAATTCCCGGCATAGCGATTACAACGGATATCATCGTCGGATTTCCGGGCGAAACAGAAACGCAATTCGAGAATACGCTTAGAGTCGTCGAAGAACTGCGTTTCGACTCTGCATTCATGTTCGCCTATTCGCCGCGCCCAGGCACTCCTGCCGCGCAACGCACCGATCAAATTCCTCATAACGTGAAAAAAAAGAGACTGCAAGAGTTGATTGCGTTGCAAAACCGAATCACCTGCGAAGTGAACGCGACGGAGGTCGGTAAAGTTTTCGAAGTTATGGTCGAAGGCTTTTCGGAAAAAGAGCCCGATAAGATGATTTCCACGAACGGAGACTCGAAATGGATGAAAGGCCTGACAAGGCACAACAAAACCGTGCATTTTCTCGGTGAAAATAAAATCGAAGCAGGCGAAATCGTAAGCGTTCGCGCAACGGAAAGTCATCTTTGGGGCTTTTATGCAGAGATTCTCTAA
- the recG gene encoding ATP-dependent DNA helicase RecG yields MAEIGTYRPRTEVQYLKGVGPKVAQLLAKVGIKTLEDLLYYVPRRYEDRTKFASIREVKPGDWVTLKGKIISLETISPRMGTFRIVKASLSDTTGTIGLTWFNQPWIRQKLQRQEGELIVYGQVKVGKWGYEINNPEWEFVQPHKNDDFAKITPIYPLTEGLNEKLLRKVIRQGLNYVNVFPDMIPKTLRERWDLKPLHWSLKQIHFPDSEETQRAARRRLVFEEFFYLQVALALRHQEVGIEAGISFETSPQIVSDLEKATGFQLTNAQKRVIEEIFADMRRPHPMNRLLQGDVGSGKTLVAAAAMLAAVRSSYQAAIMAPTEILAEQHYMNFKRLLAPLNVEIVLFLGKQKPREREEALQKARDGKGQIIVGTHALISEGVEFQKLGFVVIDEQHRFGVMQRAALRRKGLGNPDVLVMTATPIPRSLTLTIYGDLDLSVIDEMPPGRQPVRTHWKRPDEREKVYEGVRKLLNTGLQAYIVCPLISESEKMQAQAAEELYQKMKNEIFPEFRVGLLHGQLKSSEKDEVMEEFRAGKIQVLVSTTVIEVGVDVPNAGVMVIEDANRFGLAQLHQLRGRVGRGGKQSYCVLIGSDNTPEAEARLKIMEETTDGFRIAEEDLKIRGPGELYGTKQAGAFELRVADLLREGKLLEEARQAAFSLLKEDPGLTNPEYREIRKAAEKYKSKIVKTDVS; encoded by the coding sequence ATGGCAGAGATAGGAACGTATCGCCCGAGAACGGAAGTTCAGTATCTGAAAGGTGTGGGACCGAAAGTGGCGCAGTTGCTCGCCAAAGTCGGAATCAAAACACTCGAAGACCTCCTGTATTACGTCCCCAGGCGTTACGAAGATAGAACGAAATTCGCATCGATACGGGAGGTGAAACCAGGCGACTGGGTTACTCTCAAAGGCAAAATTATTTCATTAGAGACCATCAGCCCTCGAATGGGCACTTTTCGAATCGTCAAGGCTTCGCTATCGGATACTACGGGAACTATCGGGCTTACTTGGTTCAACCAACCATGGATACGTCAGAAATTGCAAAGGCAGGAGGGAGAACTTATCGTATATGGACAAGTGAAGGTGGGGAAATGGGGTTACGAGATTAACAACCCCGAATGGGAATTCGTGCAACCTCATAAAAACGACGACTTCGCAAAAATCACTCCAATTTATCCCTTGACCGAAGGGCTAAACGAGAAACTGCTGAGAAAAGTGATTCGACAGGGATTGAATTATGTAAATGTATTTCCCGATATGATTCCGAAGACACTTCGAGAGCGATGGGATCTCAAACCATTGCATTGGTCATTGAAACAGATTCATTTTCCCGATTCTGAAGAAACACAGCGTGCAGCACGGCGGCGATTGGTGTTCGAGGAATTTTTTTACTTACAAGTCGCACTTGCGTTGAGGCATCAGGAAGTAGGAATCGAAGCGGGAATTTCGTTCGAAACATCTCCGCAAATCGTGAGCGACTTAGAAAAAGCCACGGGATTTCAATTGACCAATGCACAAAAGCGTGTTATCGAAGAAATCTTTGCGGACATGAGGCGCCCGCATCCGATGAATCGCTTGCTGCAGGGAGATGTGGGAAGCGGAAAAACGCTCGTCGCTGCGGCGGCGATGCTCGCCGCTGTGCGCTCGAGTTATCAAGCGGCAATCATGGCGCCGACGGAGATACTGGCGGAACAGCATTACATGAATTTCAAAAGACTGCTTGCGCCTTTGAATGTCGAAATCGTTCTATTTTTGGGAAAACAAAAGCCACGTGAGAGAGAAGAAGCACTGCAAAAGGCACGTGATGGAAAAGGGCAAATTATCGTAGGGACTCACGCGTTGATTAGCGAAGGAGTGGAATTTCAAAAATTGGGTTTCGTGGTTATTGACGAACAGCATCGTTTCGGAGTGATGCAGAGGGCTGCACTGCGTAGAAAAGGATTGGGAAATCCCGATGTTTTGGTAATGACCGCGACTCCTATTCCGAGGAGTTTAACATTGACGATTTACGGTGATTTGGATTTGAGTGTGATTGACGAAATGCCACCGGGAAGACAGCCTGTGAGAACGCATTGGAAACGTCCTGATGAAAGAGAAAAAGTATATGAAGGGGTCAGGAAACTTTTGAATACGGGATTACAAGCCTATATCGTGTGTCCGTTAATTTCGGAAAGCGAGAAAATGCAAGCACAGGCAGCGGAAGAACTTTATCAGAAAATGAAAAACGAGATATTTCCCGAATTTCGCGTGGGGCTGTTGCATGGGCAGTTGAAGTCATCGGAGAAGGATGAAGTGATGGAAGAATTTCGGGCGGGAAAGATACAGGTTTTAGTGAGCACGACAGTGATCGAGGTGGGGGTAGACGTTCCGAATGCCGGAGTGATGGTTATCGAGGATGCGAATCGCTTTGGATTAGCGCAATTGCATCAGTTGCGTGGTCGAGTAGGGAGGGGGGGGAAGCAGAGTTATTGCGTATTGATCGGCTCCGATAACACTCCCGAAGCGGAGGCAAGGCTTAAAATAATGGAAGAGACGACAGATGGGTTTAGAATTGCGGAGGAGGATTTGAAGATACGAGGACCGGGGGAACTTTACGGGACGAAGCAGGCAGGCGCTTTCGAGTTGCGTGTTGCGGATTTACTGCGAGAAGGGAAGTTATTAGAAGAGGCTCGACAGGCTGCTTTTTCGCTTTTGAAGGAAGATCCAGGACTGACCAATCCTGAGTATCGAGAGATAAGGAAGGCAGCTGAGAAGTATAAGAGCAAGATTGTGAAGACGGATGTGAGTTAA
- a CDS encoding ferritin — MLSPKLVEALRKQIGSELTASHQYLAVASYFGMQSLNGWAEFFFRQSDEEKEHAMKIINFLLRCSVEPRFPALAEAKPNFKSVLDAVERCLRWEKEVTKQFYAMADVALKEKDYTTFQFLQWFIEEQVEEEDLMTQLVDLVRSGINLFQAEPLLPKPE; from the coding sequence ATGCTGAGTCCTAAACTCGTTGAAGCCTTGAGAAAGCAAATCGGAAGCGAACTTACCGCCAGTCATCAGTACCTTGCCGTTGCTTCCTATTTCGGAATGCAAAGTCTGAATGGATGGGCTGAATTCTTTTTCCGTCAGTCGGATGAAGAAAAAGAACACGCTATGAAAATTATAAACTTCCTTTTGAGATGCAGCGTAGAACCACGGTTCCCTGCTCTCGCTGAAGCCAAACCTAATTTTAAATCTGTGCTGGATGCAGTGGAACGCTGTCTGAGATGGGAAAAGGAAGTAACGAAACAATTTTATGCGATGGCGGATGTCGCTTTGAAAGAAAAAGATTACACCACATTTCAATTCTTACAGTGGTTTATCGAAGAGCAAGTCGAAGAAGAAGACTTGATGACACAACTGGTGGATTTAGTGCGAAGCGGGATTAACCTTTTCCAAGCAGAACCACTTCTTCCAAAACCTGAATAG
- a CDS encoding dicarboxylate/amino acid:cation symporter, producing MPLHQRIFLGLFIGAILGLVSQWVLGSDDERVRWFVANITDPIGQIFLRMIFMIVVPLLISALVMGVADLGSAGKIGRVGLRSLVMTILLSSIAVTLGLLAVNTVRPGDGIDSTKRESLISTYTTQSAQQEAAKSVERAKETKPFAQTIVEIIPDNPFISVTGALSGGLLSLMFFALVFGIALGSVSPDTGEPLKNFFRSLFAVSLKVIDFAMLLAPLGVACLIFKTTAILGFDAMLALGKYMLTVLGALAIHQFFVYSFVLWTIARRNPVNFFSQISEVLMTAFATSSSNATLPTALRVAEENVKVPREINQFVLTLGATGNQNGTALFEGITVLFLAQFFGIELSLAEQIGVMGLAILAGVGTAGVPGGAWPMIAVILNSYKIPTAGIGLVLGIDRILDMSRTVLNVTGDITIATCVAEMERRSKK from the coding sequence ATGCCATTGCACCAACGCATATTTTTAGGATTGTTCATAGGTGCAATCCTCGGCTTGGTTTCTCAATGGGTTTTGGGTTCGGACGACGAACGCGTGCGATGGTTCGTTGCCAACATTACAGACCCTATAGGGCAAATCTTCCTAAGAATGATTTTTATGATCGTTGTTCCCTTGCTTATCTCTGCTCTTGTTATGGGCGTCGCTGATTTGGGGAGCGCTGGGAAAATAGGGCGTGTCGGGTTACGTTCTTTAGTCATGACGATTTTGTTATCTTCGATAGCCGTTACTTTGGGTTTGCTCGCAGTGAATACGGTACGTCCCGGAGATGGAATCGATTCAACGAAGCGCGAAAGTCTTATTTCGACTTATACGACGCAATCCGCTCAACAGGAAGCGGCAAAAAGCGTGGAACGCGCGAAGGAAACGAAGCCTTTCGCGCAGACCATCGTAGAAATCATTCCTGATAATCCTTTTATTTCTGTAACTGGTGCATTGAGTGGCGGTCTGCTGTCTTTAATGTTTTTTGCATTGGTTTTTGGGATAGCGTTAGGTTCTGTATCTCCAGATACAGGAGAACCTTTAAAAAATTTCTTTAGGTCGCTTTTCGCAGTAAGTTTGAAAGTAATAGACTTTGCGATGCTCTTAGCGCCATTAGGTGTTGCTTGCTTGATTTTCAAAACGACTGCAATACTCGGATTCGATGCAATGCTCGCCCTCGGGAAATATATGTTGACCGTTTTAGGCGCTTTGGCAATTCATCAATTTTTTGTTTATAGTTTTGTCTTATGGACAATCGCACGACGTAATCCCGTAAATTTCTTTTCTCAAATCAGCGAAGTTCTCATGACAGCCTTTGCCACGAGTTCGAGTAATGCAACGTTGCCTACGGCTTTGCGTGTTGCGGAAGAAAACGTAAAAGTCCCTCGGGAGATCAATCAGTTCGTACTTACCCTCGGAGCGACAGGAAATCAAAACGGAACTGCGCTTTTCGAAGGTATCACGGTGCTTTTCCTCGCACAGTTTTTCGGAATAGAACTTTCTCTTGCAGAACAAATCGGCGTGATGGGTCTTGCAATCCTCGCAGGAGTAGGTACTGCTGGAGTTCCTGGTGGCGCATGGCCTATGATTGCGGTGATATTGAACAGTTACAAGATACCGACTGCGGGCATCGGGTTGGTTTTAGGGATTGACAGAATCTTAGACATGAGCCGTACCGTTTTGAATGTCACTGGTGACATCACGATTGCTACTTGCGTTGCAGAAATGGAACGTCGTTCGAAAAAATAA
- a CDS encoding glutamate mutase L has protein sequence MIDILRILATDCGSTTTKAILIERNEKGEYRLVARGEAPTTVEKPFEDVTVGVLNSVRELEEITEAKLGLKRILIKENKVWRLLKNGKLVDTRNSPEEAAELYVSTSSAGGGLQMMVVGVVKAMSAESAERAALGAGAILMDTLAIDDGRKEYQRVERLRQLRPDIILMSGGTDGGTVDHLVNMAEVIRRADPKPRFGDMKLPVLFAGNRDAREAVRKEIGPNIDLRIVENIRPTLDRENLAPAREAIHELFLEHVMQQAPGYSKLLEWTSEEIMATPNAVGKLMEEYAKSRNINLLGVDIGGATTDTFSVFGGIYNRTVSANLGLSYSICNVLKEAGTENIKRWLPFEIENFDLRSRLRNKMIRPTTIPQTYEDLLIEHAVAREALRLALEHHKTLARGLVGIQTQRTIGEALTQEATGQTLINMMTLGMIIGSGGVLSHAPRREQSALVMIDAYQPEGVTILTVDSIFMMPHLGVLSVHHPDAAYQVFERDCLIRIGTCIAPVGTGKIGEPCVTVSGNGFREFVPFGEMKVIPIKDESLQEIIIEPARGFDVGEGKGRRVVARRFGAKGREGSDEPLFETGLVGFIVDCRGRPLVLPTEQKERMEFLVKSLEALRLPVPGKQMVGV, from the coding sequence ATGATAGATATTCTTCGAATTTTAGCAACTGACTGCGGTTCGACAACGACTAAAGCAATTCTCATCGAACGAAACGAAAAAGGGGAATATCGTTTGGTTGCTCGAGGGGAAGCGCCGACGACCGTCGAAAAACCGTTCGAAGATGTTACCGTCGGTGTTTTGAACTCCGTACGCGAACTCGAAGAGATTACGGAAGCGAAGTTGGGACTCAAGCGCATTCTCATCAAAGAGAATAAGGTTTGGCGACTCCTGAAGAACGGGAAACTGGTGGATACGAGAAACTCTCCCGAAGAAGCGGCTGAGCTCTATGTGAGCACGAGTTCGGCAGGGGGGGGATTGCAAATGATGGTCGTAGGTGTCGTGAAGGCGATGAGTGCCGAAAGTGCAGAGCGAGCGGCGTTAGGCGCTGGTGCGATTTTGATGGACACGTTAGCAATAGACGATGGAAGAAAAGAGTATCAAAGGGTAGAGCGTTTGCGACAATTGCGGCCGGATATCATTTTGATGTCGGGGGGGACTGACGGCGGTACGGTAGACCATTTAGTGAATATGGCTGAGGTCATTCGTCGCGCAGACCCGAAGCCGCGTTTCGGAGATATGAAACTTCCGGTTCTCTTTGCAGGAAATCGGGATGCGCGTGAAGCGGTGCGTAAAGAAATCGGTCCGAACATCGATTTGCGAATCGTAGAGAACATAAGGCCCACACTCGACAGGGAGAACCTCGCTCCTGCGAGGGAAGCGATTCACGAACTCTTTTTAGAGCACGTAATGCAGCAGGCTCCTGGCTACAGCAAACTTTTGGAATGGACGAGCGAAGAGATCATGGCAACCCCCAATGCTGTGGGAAAACTCATGGAGGAGTATGCGAAAAGCAGAAACATCAACCTTTTAGGCGTAGATATCGGGGGGGCTACGACGGATACGTTTTCCGTATTCGGAGGGATTTACAATAGAACGGTATCGGCGAATTTAGGTTTGAGTTATTCGATTTGCAACGTTTTGAAAGAAGCAGGGACCGAGAACATCAAGCGATGGCTACCGTTCGAAATAGAAAATTTCGATTTACGCAGTCGTTTGAGGAACAAGATGATTCGTCCGACGACGATTCCCCAAACTTACGAGGACCTCCTTATCGAGCATGCAGTTGCAAGGGAGGCGTTGCGGTTAGCTCTGGAGCATCATAAAACCTTGGCGCGCGGGTTGGTGGGTATACAGACGCAACGGACCATAGGCGAGGCGTTGACTCAAGAGGCTACGGGACAGACATTAATCAATATGATGACATTGGGTATGATTATCGGTTCGGGGGGGGTTTTGAGCCACGCGCCGAGAAGAGAGCAGAGCGCTTTGGTGATGATCGATGCGTATCAGCCGGAAGGGGTAACGATTCTTACTGTGGATTCGATTTTCATGATGCCGCATTTAGGCGTTTTATCGGTGCATCATCCCGATGCAGCGTATCAAGTATTCGAAAGGGATTGCTTGATTCGGATAGGAACTTGTATTGCACCGGTGGGGACAGGGAAAATCGGCGAACCTTGCGTTACGGTGTCGGGGAATGGTTTTCGAGAGTTCGTTCCTTTCGGAGAAATGAAAGTGATTCCCATTAAAGATGAATCGTTGCAGGAGATCATCATCGAACCAGCGCGAGGATTCGATGTCGGCGAGGGAAAGGGAAGGAGAGTGGTGGCTCGGAGGTTCGGAGCGAAGGGAAGAGAGGGTTCGGACGAACCTTTATTCGAAACGGGATTGGTTGGTTTCATCGTAGATTGCAGGGGAAGGCCTCTCGTTTTGCCGACGGAACAAAAAGAGAGGATGGAGTTCTTGGTGAAATCGCTCGAGGCATTACGGCTTCCCGTTCCGGGAAAGCAAATGGTCGGTGTCTGA